In the genome of Bradyrhizobium ottawaense, the window CGGCGAACTGGTCTCCGGCGCCATTGCCGCGCCTGCGCCGGGCGACGTCGCGCAGCGGATCGAGCGGCTCGGTCTCGTGCTGGTCGACAATGTCACGCCGGAGGAGGGCGGCTCGGCGGGCCGCGTGTCCAGCCTCTTCAACAGGCCGAAGCCGGAAGACGTCACCATCCTCACCCGCGACCTTGCGCTGCTGTTGCGCGCCGGCGCCCGCATCAACGACGGATTGGAGCTGCTCGCGACCGATCCCGATTTCGGCCGGCTGCGCCCGGTCGTTGCCGACATCCGTTCGCGGGTCGTCGCGGGCGAGAGCTTTGCCGAAGCGCTGGCGCGGCACGAGGGGCTGTTCCCGCCGATGTATGTCGCGCTGGTGCGGGTCGGCGAGGCCTCGGGATCGCTGGACCAGGTGCTGGAGGTGCTGGCCGGCGAGCGTACCCGCAGCGAGGCGTTGCGGCGGCGGCTGTCGGATGCAATCCGCTATCCCTTGTTCGTGCTGGGCGCGGCGGGCTGCGTGCTGTTGTTCTTCCTCACCTTCGTGCTGCCGCAGTTCGCATCCGTGTTGCAGGATTTCGGCGCCAAGATCGATCCCGTCGTCGGCGTCTTCCTCAACATCTCCACCTTCCTGCGCGGCAATTCCGATGCGGTGTTGGCTGGTCTTGCGGTCACTATCGGGGTGGCGTGGCTGCTGCTTCGGCAAGAGCGCGTCCGCCGCGCCGTCGCCAATGCGATCACGCGGCTGCCGGCAATCCGCAACGTGATGAGCGCGTACCGGACGGCGCTGTTCTGCCGCAATCTCGGCCTGCTGCTCGGCAGCGGCGTCAATCTCACCATTACGCTGCGCATCCTCGTCGACATGATGGCGACGACCGGCCCGTCCGCGGTCTGGAGCGATGCCGCTGACCGCGTTCGCCATGGTTCGAAACTGTCCGACGCGCTGGCCGAGACGGAGGCGCTGCCCGCCATGGCGGTGCGCATGCTCCGGCTCGGCGACGAGACCGGGCAATTGCCGATGCTGTCGGGCCGCGTCGCTGAATTCTATGAGGCCAAATTGCAGCGCACGCTGGACCGCGCCGTCGGCATCGCGGGCCCGGCGGCAATCATCGCGATCTCGCTGGTCGTCGGCGGCCTGATCACGTCGGTGATGACGGCGCTGATGTCGGTGAGCCAGATTGTCGGTTGAATTGATAGTTGGAGGGATTTGAGGTGACGAAACATCGATCATCAAAGCGGGGTCGTCGGCGCGCGGCCCGTGGGGAGGCGGGCTTCACCCTGGTCGAGATGCTGGTCGTCATCACCATCATCGGGATGATCATGGCGCTGGTCGGCCCGCGGGTGCTGAATTATCTCAGCGAGTCCAAGGCGAAGGCGGCCAAGATCCAGATCGAGAGCTTCTCCAGCGCGCTCGATCTCTACTTTCTCGATCTCGGCCGCTATCCCACGTCGAACGAAGGCCTCTCCGCACTGACCCGCAACTCCAACCAGGCCGGTTGGAATGGGCCCTATTTGCGCGGCGGTGTCGTGCCGAGCGATCCCTGGGGTCACATCTACGTCTATCGCGCGCCGGGCGCGAGCGCGCCCTATGAGATCATATCGCTGGGGTCGGACGGTCAGGAAGGCGGCAGTGGAACGGCGGCCGACATTGTCAGCGGCGCGCGCTGAGGGCATTGGCGAGACGCGCGGCTTTGCGCTGATCGAGATCCTGTGCGTGCTCGCGATCATCGGCCTGCTCGCGGCGATCATCCTGCCGGCTGTCCCGCGTACGACGACGCGGGCCAGGCTGGAGAGCTATGCGGTCGAGACTGCGGCGCTGCTGAAAGCCGACCGCAACGCCGCGCTGCGCCGGCAAACCAGGGTGGCGACCCAGGTGGATGCGGAGGCGCGCGCGATTCGTTCCGGCGTCACCGGGCGGACCATCCGCTTGCCCGGCGACGTGGTGGTGCAGGCGATGCTGGCCTCGCGCTGTGCCGACCGGGCCGCGGGGCGGTCGATCGATTTCTTTCCATCGGGCATGTCGTGCGGCGGGGTGATCGCGCTGGCGCGGCCCGGCATGGGATATGAGGTGCGCGTCAACTGGCTGACCGGAGGCGTCGAGATTGTCCCGCAGAAGCTGCTCTGATAACGCCGGCTTCACCCTGATCGAGGCGCTGGTCGCGCTCGCGATCATCGCGGTCGTGCTCGGGACGATCGGCTCGGTCATCGCCACGACGGCGAAGGGCACGCGCGCGATCGACCAGCGGCTGGCACTCGCCGGCACGGCCGAGACCCTGCTTGCGGACCTGCCGGCGCGCTCCCTGCTGAAGCCCGGCCGGCGCAGCGGCGATCTCGCCGGCAGCCGCTGGCGGGTCGACGTTGCGCCGATGAACGTGCCGGGCGGCGATCCCGCCAGCGATCGCTTCATGCCATTGGCCGTCAATCTGCGCCTCCAGCGCGCCGACGGCAGCGCCATCCAGGTCACGACGGTGAAGCTGGTGCCGAGGGCTTCGCAATGAAGCGTCTGGCAATGAAGCGCCTGCGCCGCACACTTGCCGACGAAGCCGGCTTCACCCTGCTCGAAGTGCTGCTCGCAACCCTGCTGATGACTGTCATCCTGGCGGCGCTGGCGACCGTGACGGCGCAATGGCTGCCGAACTGGAATCGCGGCATTGCCCGCGTGCAGCGGGCCGAGCGTCTCGCAACCGGTCTCGACCGCATCGTCGCCGACCTCACGGTTGCCGAGCAAATTACATTGAATGGCGATGCCAGGGTGCCGCTGTTCGACGGCGCCGAATTGTCGGTCACCTTCCTGCGCACGGCAATCGGTCCGAGCACGCGTCCGGGCCTCGAATTCGTCCGCCTGATCGAAAAGGCCGACGCGCAGGGACTGGCGCTGGTGCGCGAGCGCGCGCCGTTCCAACCGATGCCGACCGACGGGCAGATCCGCTTCGTCGATCAGGTCGTGCTGATCCGGGCGCCGTTCCGCGTGAGCTTCGCCTATGCCGGACCGGACGGTCAGTGGCAGCCGATTTGGCGCGGGCAGGCGCAGCTGCCGGACCGTATCCGTATCACCGTGCGCGACAGCGCGACCGGCCAGGTGCTCGCGGTCTCGGGCGCGGTGGTCCCGCACATCACGGCGCCGGCCGAATGCGCGCGGGCCAAGAATC includes:
- a CDS encoding type II secretion system F family protein, yielding MPNYRYRALNANGELVSGAIAAPAPGDVAQRIERLGLVLVDNVTPEEGGSAGRVSSLFNRPKPEDVTILTRDLALLLRAGARINDGLELLATDPDFGRLRPVVADIRSRVVAGESFAEALARHEGLFPPMYVALVRVGEASGSLDQVLEVLAGERTRSEALRRRLSDAIRYPLFVLGAAGCVLLFFLTFVLPQFASVLQDFGAKIDPVVGVFLNISTFLRGNSDAVLAGLAVTIGVAWLLLRQERVRRAVANAITRLPAIRNVMSAYRTALFCRNLGLLLGSGVNLTITLRILVDMMATTGPSAVWSDAADRVRHGSKLSDALAETEALPAMAVRMLRLGDETGQLPMLSGRVAEFYEAKLQRTLDRAVGIAGPAAIIAISLVVGGLITSVMTALMSVSQIVG
- a CDS encoding general secretion pathway protein GspJ, with product MKRLAMKRLRRTLADEAGFTLLEVLLATLLMTVILAALATVTAQWLPNWNRGIARVQRAERLATGLDRIVADLTVAEQITLNGDARVPLFDGAELSVTFLRTAIGPSTRPGLEFVRLIEKADAQGLALVRERAPFQPMPTDGQIRFVDQVVLIRAPFRVSFAYAGPDGQWQPIWRGQAQLPDRIRITVRDSATGQVLAVSGAVVPHITAPAECARAKNPATCVTARTRPQQAEKQEQQL
- a CDS encoding type IV pilus modification PilV family protein, whose protein sequence is MSRRSCSDNAGFTLIEALVALAIIAVVLGTIGSVIATTAKGTRAIDQRLALAGTAETLLADLPARSLLKPGRRSGDLAGSRWRVDVAPMNVPGGDPASDRFMPLAVNLRLQRADGSAIQVTTVKLVPRASQ
- the gspG gene encoding type II secretion system major pseudopilin GspG, producing MTKHRSSKRGRRRAARGEAGFTLVEMLVVITIIGMIMALVGPRVLNYLSESKAKAAKIQIESFSSALDLYFLDLGRYPTSNEGLSALTRNSNQAGWNGPYLRGGVVPSDPWGHIYVYRAPGASAPYEIISLGSDGQEGGSGTAADIVSGAR
- a CDS encoding prepilin-type N-terminal cleavage/methylation domain-containing protein translates to MERRPTLSAARAEGIGETRGFALIEILCVLAIIGLLAAIILPAVPRTTTRARLESYAVETAALLKADRNAALRRQTRVATQVDAEARAIRSGVTGRTIRLPGDVVVQAMLASRCADRAAGRSIDFFPSGMSCGGVIALARPGMGYEVRVNWLTGGVEIVPQKLL